CTTGATGACAATGGCTGGATTCTGGGCAGCGGAAATCCAATTACTCCTCACTCAAGTATGGAACATTGTTGATtgataagggaatcaatgtgtggtgaagaggtttgcaataagtggtttaatcccgccgaggcctggttcttgataactttaccgagacgaagtcgtggtaaattatcaagtacgaggcctcggcgggtttaaaccactagttgaaaaccgattcaacacactttgattccaattcttaaataccttttcggttaaaaaacatcaacacttatggtcaaaaagtaaaataaatgcaaattttttaatttttcaatgatttctttcaacacagtACCCCTCCatctatgaaatggtaaggccctgtcaaggccctcgggtaaacaactccttataagggaatgatgtgcgcgtcgcgcaCATCGcctgatgtggcacaacttttccagccgttgctctcgaccaataggaatgaagaaactgtcctataagcacaggtgcaagctcgcgtgtcatgcccatgtttcaacactttttactggtgttatatcatccgttcaaacaaccccttgTGATGCCctttcaaccaatcagaatggataaactgtcttggGGTTTTCTGAATGTAAATTTATTGAAGTTGAACAGACCGGTGGAAATCATTTGGGCTAGTCATTAACAGTCATTGTGACAAgaacaacaaatgttttgttaacgttgttaaattatgtaaatttattGAAGTTGAACTGACTGGTGGAAATCATTTGGGCTAGtcgtttgttttgagtaattgtgaTCTTGAAAAGTAAGCGCAAAGAAAGTAGTTGGAAGAGTTTAACTTGAATTTCGTTcatttcatcatcatcagtcgGCTGCACAGCAGACGGACACAAGTTTTCCCCTAAATTTTGTTCCTGTTTTGAGCTAGTCTTTGAATCTCCAGCGGTGAGGGCAGAATATCTTGTGACACTAATCTTGCGATAAACTCTGCGTACAGTAGGCCCTGAAGACCTCGTCTGCGCTGGCCagccataagccattttgaggtatggtggagaCACAGTACTgcgtttgggtaaatttgtgtagacacccaaaccaaacagtgcactcctattgTGACCACCATACATCAAAAAGGATATTAGGATGGCGAGTAGAGAGCAATCTTTTAAATtgtcaaataatatttttgaaattCTTGTCTTTGGTTAGGGTGTTCCAATTCCGGCGATCATCAGGTATGGAGATGAATGCCTGGAGCAGTGTCTAGACGCCTTGGAGACAATCACCGTACCTTGCTCCAATCTCACAATTCCAAAGACTCAAACATCCTTGGTTGAGACTCCCCTCACCCGTATTGAAGATGTCCACAAGACATACACAGGAGGAGATCGCCCCATCAGCTTAGGTGATAAACCACACATGCCTTCTCAAAAGAGCCAGAGTAGCGATTTCCATGAACGTAAACTCCACAGTTCCACCACAGGTCACCTAACAGCCCAACGACATGCTCTACAATATCCTCCCGACAGATTCAACTCTACAGGTTATCTAAAAGGAGAATGTCTTGCTGATAGAATGGGAGCATCCTCCCTGAAAACTGAGACGAGCAATTTAGAAGATTCCCAGAAGATGTGCCGACCAAGTGAAAAATCCAGCTTCTTACAATTTCATCCTTCAGAGGATGAGGATGGGTTTCAGGAAGTCAATTTCACCATCTCAGACTCTCAACAACCAGTATGTCTTGAACAGATGAAAGCAAAGTCTAAAGAAGACGCTCAAGTGGAAGCGGATGATAATGAAGACGAAGTGTCTTGGTTCTTTGAAAGGGAAGATGAACATTCTGAGTATACTTTAGAAAACCATCTGTCAGATTTGGAGTTGTTGTCGACAGGTTGTCCTGAGAGTCTTAGTCTTTTAACAGACACTCACCTTAGTTTGGTTGACTTTAAAGACACATCTGCAAGACAAACTCATTCCTTAGTTGGGACGACCACAAATACAGAGGTGGATGAGATTGTTCAAGTTTGTGCTGAAGACGGCGGAGAAACAAGCGACGAGGAAAGTGATGAGTTTGATTCTTGTTTTCCGCCAGAAGATGAAAAAGACGCTTTGCCGAGAGATTCCATTATGTCAAAGAGCGAAGGAGTTAAAGATGATCACCAATCAAGAAAACCAAGTGCAATTCAGGATTCTATTCACAAGCTTTTGCAagccaagcaaaacaaaattgctcaGGAGAGAACGACCAAAGTGCAAAACAATAGTAGACATTTCAGAACGTTTGAAACTGTGACCGATCAGAATTCAGCTGGCAGTGAGGTTACATACAGTATCCATGGCATTGACTCTGCACTAGAAAGTGAAAAAATCTCAGAGCGGGTTGAGGCTTCGCAAAGTCCAGCCAATCAGCTGACTGCATCCGGTAACCATGGATACATTCAAACAAATTCACATGATGCTCTCCAATGTGATGTTGCCTTGGAAACCACTGCTCCTCAAGAAACAAAGACGCCCGACGATGCAGTACAAGATCTATTGAAGGCCAAACATAAAAAGGCAGCTGCAACGAGACTAACCAATGTTCGAAATAGAAGTAGACATTTTAATGTGACCTTGGGTCAAAATAATTACCCTGAAATGACCTTGCCACCAGGGATCACAGAGCCTTCGTTGAGGAACTTATTTCTTGACGAGAAGATGCATTTTCTTTCGAAGGAGCGGAGTGGGGTAGCTATACCCCCATCAAGGCCACATTTTGCAACAAATCTTGGTGGAGTAGAAGAGCCTGATATGTTGAATCTTGGGTAAGCATAGAAaaatttgcggtaacaccatatattccaggtagattatgttctttcgACTTGTCTCGCTTTATATTCTGATACCCCAGAGTAGGTTTTCAGaattcgagagacttctcagtactgaaaagaactgtccggCTTTTGAACTGCTACCtggtggaaggtagaaaatcggctgggactaggCTACTACTTTTAGCTTTAGTTGATCGAGAGGACTTCTcgttataaacttcactaccgcgccgaaacgttgagaccaattaagaactcactgcgcggtagtagaatataaagcaagacaagctCTCAGAAGGACATAATCTACCTAggaagtagatacacatataaaaaaattgtacaacaaTAGCACAATTTGATTTCATGGGGAAAAGATAGGTTGGGAACATGACTAAAATGTTGGTACCTTTTATGCATCTTCAGATACAGGTTTGGTTTGAGTCATGGAGCTGATGTAGAGATGAGGATGGTTATGGAAGCTTTTCAGATGCAGGCAGCTCATCATCAACTGAGTAACACAGAGATGTATGTACTCTGGTATCACCCATCATAGAAACATTACTGGGTTGGCATTTTTGGTGCAAGGgcttttttcaaactttgtttaTCATTCATTTTATCATGatttcattatttgtattattattgtcataaaacagTCACAAGCAACTACCACAAGTACCTACTGTAAACCTATTGTTGTTTACACTTTTTTAGAATAACAACCAACAACAACGGAAAACCCATATAATCATTTGCAGACCTCGAAATAACCCATAGCAAATGACGTGGTGctgttgctgtggtgcccttagtctaggttcctagaccattggtgttgcgtggtcacacacaaccaacgttctgattatgcacggcaaaaactgtacacgcttgtaatgaacgattgctagcgggcgctctgtttctctgatttccggatctcccatgtcctgtgctcttggtgagcacaggaaatcagagaaacagagcgcccgctagcgttcgttcattacaagcgtgtacagtttgtgccgtgcataatcggaacgttggttgtgtgtgaccgcgcaacaccaatggtctaggaacctagactatagtgccctttgaaaagttccaatacaaatttactttttcttattagaagtgccccttaccgtgctcaccagagggaaattgctgtgccccttcaagaacgaggGTCAAGGCCTGCATTTGGCAGTGAAACATTTTGCTTCAGGAATTGGAGTTTGTTtgattgcttgtttgtttgtttattttgttgttgaagtttttgacactattattattactattattattattattattatttatttgaccaaaacaaacaaaacacaattacaCAGGAGCAAATACAATAAGACGAATAAAGAAGTTAACCGTGACAAAAAAGTCAGcaatagaaaacaaacaaataagtaGGTAAAATAAACATCGGTTATCTTTGTTATTCCTCCAGGATATTTGACTTGAATCGAATCAGCGTGTGTACCATCCAAGGACCAGCTGCCTCAGAGTCCCATTTAGAGTCTGGGGCATTAGTGAAAACAGATAATATTCAACTGCCGTCGATAACAGCAGCTTCAACGGGAGGGTccattcaagctctggtatgtacaaattaaaagttcaagTTGGCTTTATAGTAGTTTGCCTTGTTTTTACCTTTGTGTACCCTGGTTTAAATCCTCTACACCTCAAACTGGAGGGTTGTATGTCGACTAGGTTTCAAGGTTTTTCTCCCAAATCTAAAACTGAGCATTTATAATGCTTCATCGTATCCTCCTGACTTCTCTTCAGGACTATGGGTCCCTTTGCTAGTCGCTTTGAAGATTGCACGGTTTCGTGACCAAAAgtattgttgacatttttaacttaaaaatcTTACATCGAATTCCAACTGCGagttttggtttattttgaaaGACTCTTGACTATAACCACCTACATTGTAATTACTTTCCTTTTTGTACGAAGGCAGGCAGACAGGTTTTTGTGGCGTTTTGCAGGTTTGAAAGTTCAAGTTATTGGATTGAAGAAAACctcttttgttttatattaagaTTGTTAATGGAGATGCCACGCCCAACTTCCGACACAAAGGCTTCAAGAAGACCACAAAGGTGAAGGTATTCACTGAAGGGACTCGACCGGCAGCGAATCAAGAGAACTCTTGGCTAAGAGATGTCATAAAGATCTTACAGGAGGTAATATTGAGTAGCTCCTTTTCCAGTAGGGTGGTCAGTTGGTGTAGAGGTATCTTTCCTCGACTTTCGCCTCAGGGACCTTGGTTGGAATCAcgccgggggcactatgtggattaggttttcagtccctacctgattgcatgggttttctctggaataattctctgtggTTTTCCCTCCAACATCTacaactgaaacttccttccttgtaaGATAAGAATTAACTAGAAATAAATagaaatttttggtttttacccatacaccgatgtgtgttggcactgtatactcagtactttccccgagtcctgtgaaaaaatatcacaggcatgttactcgggtgggattcgaacccacgacccttgcaattctagagcagtgtcttaccaactagactaccgaggttgcccggtagctagaggcagttcgaaatAATTAATTTGCGGGAACAACCATGTTCAAAATCTCTTTTGGAAGGAGTGTTGGCTATGGGAAAGACccggtgtggtcttgacatttcaaacagtaatAATCTGCTCATCCTTCCCTTGTATTATCTCCGTTGGTAGTTTGCTTTTCTTAGACTCCGATCCCTGGCTTCACAATGAACTGGAATAAATGAATTAAAATTAAAGAATCTTAGATCTGTGATCtgagttaaaaaaatataaaaaaatacaagataaaaacaaatcctAGGCAGAAGTTGATTAATTGTTCATtagattttgttcatttttaacattttatccCGACATTTGAACATCAAACTCATTGTCCTCAACTGATTCTTGTCtgacataagacataagaaaatGTATTACTCTCCACAACGAAGAAATGACATTACTTGCACAAAGCACCAGaatcacaacaaaacaaagaaacttaCAAAAGGCAGATACAAATATTGCACAAGAAACAATGCACAAATGAGTGAAGATGGCGTTTAGTGCGAGCATGCCATGCCTACCACTTCTTGGTCATGACATGACCTGTAAGTTCAACATGAAGTGGGTGCCAATTATCGGCCGAAATACAATGAAACGGACCATTCACCTGCTCTCGCTAAAGAGAGTCTACCGACTGCAAACACAAGTAATTTTTCCTAGTTATAGTTGTTAAACTAAACTCCCAGCCATTGAACattatttgttcattttttttaaatttcgtCCCGACAGTTGAACATCAAACTGATCATCCTCAAGGGTTGCTCAGACGATGACCTCTTGGACTACTGTCTCACCATGAAGGTCATCCTACTCCAAAATGTTCCCTACAGGACCCTACAGGCATTGGGTGAAGCTTGCTTGGTTCCAATCCTCAAGTACATCGGTGACGCTACGATGAGCGACGTTGCGTGTGGTATAACTATTGCTGGCTTGGAGTCAGGGTGGGTGGACAGAGCCAGAGTGTCTTCAAACGCACCCCAGAGGGCGGTATACGCAAGGATATTCGTAAAAGGAAAGTTACTGcaggtatgttttttttaaggtaatttTTCTCTAAGGAGACAAagttttataacaataataataactaaattcttataaagcgcacttAACAATATTGTCTCCCTGGTCAttaggccaataacattcctttaaaggaacacgttgccttggatcggtcgagttggtctttgaacaccgtttgtaaccatttcttataaatgcatatgggtagaaagatgttgtaaaagtagaatacaatgatccacacaaacatgcctctaaattggacggttttccttttacctcgtcgactaacacggttgacAATTTATGGgagactcccataaatggccgaccgtgttagttcgcaaagtaaaatgaaaaccacacaattttgatgcaaatttgtgtggatcattgtactctactttgaaaacatctttccaaccatatgcatttttttataaaaaaaacggttacaaaccctttttatagaccaactcgtccgatccaaggcaatgtgtttctTTAATCTTTATACACCCCTGAGTTGCTGTATGACACTCTagtggctttttcaaacacaatatcaacctctaccctcgcaggaacctatttacatgtatacccctgggtgaagaaaaCCAATGATAGTAAAGCGTCTTGCTCAAGTACACAAGTGCTATGAccgggaatcaaacccacactccgttGACTGAACCACCTGAagttgaatttgatgctcttaaagccattggaccctttcggtacagaaaaaaaccaaaaagttcacagatttacaaataatttacagggtttacagaaggtaatggtgaaagactaatcttgaaatattagtccatgaaatgctttactttttgagaaaacagtaaaacaatataaactctcgttagcgagaattgcggattttatttaaacacatgtcatgacacggcgaaacgcgcggaaacaagagtgggttttcccgttattttctcccgactccgatgaccgattgagcctaaattttcacaggtttgttgttttatatataagttgtgatacacgaagtgtgggacttggacaatactgtttaccgaaagtgtataatggctttaataaccactcagccacgacatcCTACAAGTTATTTTCTGAACAAACtttgtgctaacacacattagTGTAGGGGTAAAACAAGAATCAAAACTTTTTCTGACCTGTTTTTTGTCCACAGACTGGAGTGCTGAGTAACCCTGTCGTAAGTCTTGTCACAGCTTCAGAGGTTAGATTCTGGAAGTGTGCACACAGGCTCAAGGACATGGTGCAATCCGGCCGATGTCTCCCTGGAGCCGGTGTCCCTGAACGTACAGCGATGAAGCGACTGCTGAAAATGAAAGGTAAATGgctggttaaaggcactgtagcAAAAGAACTTAAAATGATGACATTTATGAAAAGGTGGTAGGAAATCTACTCTAGAATGGTGTGAAGGTTTTTAAATGACGCAAACAAAATGTGCCTCAGAAAATGTGATTTTGAAGTCTGCTTCAGAGGTGGTTGGTTCCTTGATAACAAGCGACTGATATAAGTATGGACTGTAAATGTTCTGTCTTTGGCATGAacaacgttttttttatttggtgcCATTTGACATTTTTGTGAGGGGAGATGTTTGCTCTATGGAAATTCATTGCCCCAATGGCAATGGGAGACTATGGAGCACTTAGTGGCAGTAGgcctaccaggtaaatttctattgtGCACATggttctgagcatgcacacaagtctgctgccaccaagtgtcatCAAAAGTTTCACAATAGCTTAGTTTCACTGCTGAAAAATAGACATTTGTAtcagattgtttgttttttattattctgtCAAAAGTTTTATACTTTCCAGTTTGTTCTGTTTATCCTTCTTTCAAAACAAGGTCTTAAGTGTGGACACAATACCAGTATATCTTGCTATCGGGAACCTATCACATCGGCCTTCTCAAATGGGTTTGTCGCCTACAAGCTTcagattttgaaaaacatggGGAGAGTAACTGACTTATCCCATGAAAAAACGTGTATACTGCATGGAATTCAAGGAGACAGCTCAGAACCAGTTTATGCCAGTTTCATCCAGTCAGATCCACATCAGCAAAGTGAACCTGgaatacatgtatttgaatACACATCAAACTCGAATGAAACAATACAGGGGTATGGACTGGATCAAACCGGTTCTAGCCAGTCTGAACTAGAACTAACCGAACTTGATGATATCATCACTGATGGAAGCAGCAAATTCCACGAGACTCACAAGAACAACTTGTCCTCGTCAACAGGAATGGTTATAAACCCGAAGACTCGCACTCAACAAAAGTTGCCTTATAAACgcaattttagtgagaagttggCAAGTTTTGAGGGTAGGGACGTTTATGATAGTTATTCGGCGAAGAGAGCAGCGTGGGAAGGGGCCTGGGTGTTGTTGAAGACAGCATTAAGAGTGGATGCTCATATTGTAACAGGCTTACAGGAATCTCACCAACATGGTTCATCAATCAATAATGTCAACAAGGTTAGAGCGGTGATTTTATGAGGAATGGAAGTGCACTTTTGGGACAGGGTAGGGTT
This DNA window, taken from Asterias rubens chromosome 15, eAstRub1.3, whole genome shotgun sequence, encodes the following:
- the LOC117299925 gene encoding uncharacterized protein LOC117299925 isoform X1 — translated: MNRLSSLQALQTICCSVSSFLGPNERLKCILEDDEDGHLVSSCCELMCHLDIEHPVGHLAMEACASHQKMHGTGSTTLMTMAGFWAAEIQLLLTQGVPIPAIIRYGDECLEQCLDALETITVPCSNLTIPKTQTSLVETPLTRIEDVHKTYTGGDRPISLGDKPHMPSQKSQSSDFHERKLHSSTTGHLTAQRHALQYPPDRFNSTGYLKGECLADRMGASSLKTETSNLEDSQKMCRPSEKSSFLQFHPSEDEDGFQEVNFTISDSQQPVCLEQMKAKSKEDAQVEADDNEDEVSWFFEREDEHSEYTLENHLSDLELLSTGCPESLSLLTDTHLSLVDFKDTSARQTHSLVGTTTNTEVDEIVQVCAEDGGETSDEESDEFDSCFPPEDEKDALPRDSIMSKSEGVKDDHQSRKPSAIQDSIHKLLQAKQNKIAQERTTKVQNNSRHFRTFETVTDQNSAGSEVTYSIHGIDSALESEKISERVEASQSPANQLTASGNHGYIQTNSHDALQCDVALETTAPQETKTPDDAVQDLLKAKHKKAAATRLTNVRNRSRHFNVTLGQNNYPEMTLPPGITEPSLRNLFLDEKMHFLSKERSGVAIPPSRPHFATNLGGVEEPDMLNLGFGLSHGADVEMRMVMEAFQMQAAHHQLSNTEMIFDLNRISVCTIQGPAASESHLESGALVKTDNIQLPSITAASTGGSIQALIVNGDATPNFRHKGFKKTTKVKVFTEGTRPAANQENSWLRDVIKILQELNIKLIILKGCSDDDLLDYCLTMKVILLQNVPYRTLQALGEACLVPILKYIGDATMSDVACGITIAGLESGWVDRARVSSNAPQRAVYARIFVKGKLLQTGVLSNPVVSLVTASEVRFWKCAHRLKDMVQSGRCLPGAGVPERTAMKRLLKMKEQGLKCGHNTSISCYREPITSAFSNGFVAYKLQILKNMGRVTDLSHEKTCILHGIQGDSSEPVYASFIQSDPHQQSEPGIHVFEYTSNSNETIQGYGLDQTGSSQSELELTELDDIITDGSSKFHETHKNNLSSSTGMVINPKTRTQQKLPYKRNFSEKLASFEGRDVYDSYSAKRAAWEGAWVLLKTALRVDAHIVTGLQESHQHGSSINNVNKVRAVIL
- the LOC117299925 gene encoding uncharacterized protein LOC117299925 isoform X2; this translates as MNRLSSLQALQTICCSVSSFLGPNERLKCILEDDEDGHLVSSCCELMCHLDIEHPVGHLAMEACASHQKMHGTGSTTLMTMAGFWAAEIQLLLTQGVPIPAIIRYGDECLEQCLDALETITVPCSNLTIPKTQTSLVETPLTRIEDVHKTYTGGDRPISLGDKPHMPSQKSQSSDFHERKLHSSTTGHLTAQRHALQYPPDRFNSTGYLKGECLADRMGASSLKTETSNLEDSQKMCRPSEKSSFLQFHPSEDEDGFQEVNFTISDSQQPVCLEQMKAKSKEDAQVEADDNEDEVSWFFEREDEHSEYTLENHLSDLELLSTGCPESLSLLTDTHLSLVDFKDTSARQTHSLVGTTTNTEVDEIVQVCAEDGGETSDEESDEFDSCFPPEDEKDALPRDSIMSKSEGVKDDHQSRKPSAIQDSIHKLLQAKQNKIAQERTTKVQNNSRHFRTFETVTDQNSAGSEVTYSIHGIDSALESEKISERVEASQSPANQLTASGNHGYIQTNSHDALQCDVALETTAPQETKTPDDAVQDLLKAKHKKAAATRLTNVRNRSRHFNVTLGQNNYPEMTLPPGITEPSLRNLFLDEKMHFLSKERSGVAIPPSRPHFATNLGGVEEPDMLNLGFGLSHGADVEMRMVMEAFQMQAAHHQLSNTEMIFDLNRISVCTIQGPAASESHLESGALVKTDNIQLPSITAASTGGSIQALIVNGDATPNFRHKGFKKTTKVKVFTEGTRPAANQENSWLRDVIKILQELNIKLIILKGCSDDDLLDYCLTMKVILLQNVPYRTLQALGEACLVPILKYIGDATMSDVACGITIAGLESGWVDRARVSSNAPQRAVYARIFVKGKLLQTGVLSNPVVSLVTASEVRFWKCAHRLKDMVQSGRCLPGAGVPERTAMKRLLKMKGLKCGHNTSISCYREPITSAFSNGFVAYKLQILKNMGRVTDLSHEKTCILHGIQGDSSEPVYASFIQSDPHQQSEPGIHVFEYTSNSNETIQGYGLDQTGSSQSELELTELDDIITDGSSKFHETHKNNLSSSTGMVINPKTRTQQKLPYKRNFSEKLASFEGRDVYDSYSAKRAAWEGAWVLLKTALRVDAHIVTGLQESHQHGSSINNVNKVRAVIL
- the LOC117299925 gene encoding uncharacterized protein LOC117299925 isoform X3; this encodes MEACASHQKMHGTGSTTLMTMAGFWAAEIQLLLTQGVPIPAIIRYGDECLEQCLDALETITVPCSNLTIPKTQTSLVETPLTRIEDVHKTYTGGDRPISLGDKPHMPSQKSQSSDFHERKLHSSTTGHLTAQRHALQYPPDRFNSTGYLKGECLADRMGASSLKTETSNLEDSQKMCRPSEKSSFLQFHPSEDEDGFQEVNFTISDSQQPVCLEQMKAKSKEDAQVEADDNEDEVSWFFEREDEHSEYTLENHLSDLELLSTGCPESLSLLTDTHLSLVDFKDTSARQTHSLVGTTTNTEVDEIVQVCAEDGGETSDEESDEFDSCFPPEDEKDALPRDSIMSKSEGVKDDHQSRKPSAIQDSIHKLLQAKQNKIAQERTTKVQNNSRHFRTFETVTDQNSAGSEVTYSIHGIDSALESEKISERVEASQSPANQLTASGNHGYIQTNSHDALQCDVALETTAPQETKTPDDAVQDLLKAKHKKAAATRLTNVRNRSRHFNVTLGQNNYPEMTLPPGITEPSLRNLFLDEKMHFLSKERSGVAIPPSRPHFATNLGGVEEPDMLNLGFGLSHGADVEMRMVMEAFQMQAAHHQLSNTEMIFDLNRISVCTIQGPAASESHLESGALVKTDNIQLPSITAASTGGSIQALIVNGDATPNFRHKGFKKTTKVKVFTEGTRPAANQENSWLRDVIKILQELNIKLIILKGCSDDDLLDYCLTMKVILLQNVPYRTLQALGEACLVPILKYIGDATMSDVACGITIAGLESGWVDRARVSSNAPQRAVYARIFVKGKLLQTGVLSNPVVSLVTASEVRFWKCAHRLKDMVQSGRCLPGAGVPERTAMKRLLKMKEQGLKCGHNTSISCYREPITSAFSNGFVAYKLQILKNMGRVTDLSHEKTCILHGIQGDSSEPVYASFIQSDPHQQSEPGIHVFEYTSNSNETIQGYGLDQTGSSQSELELTELDDIITDGSSKFHETHKNNLSSSTGMVINPKTRTQQKLPYKRNFSEKLASFEGRDVYDSYSAKRAAWEGAWVLLKTALRVDAHIVTGLQESHQHGSSINNVNKVRAVIL